The Glutamicibacter mishrai DNA window ACTCATCGCACATGACCGCGCCGGTGAAGCCTTCATGCTTGATCTCGTTGACCAGGCCGAAGACCAGTTGTTGGAAGAAGGCCATGAAGGCCGAATCTACATGTTCAAAAACAATGTGGACTCGGCAGGCAACTCCTATGGCTGCCATGAAAACTATTTGATTCCCCGCAAGATCGAATTCAAACGGCTTGCTGACATGCTCATCCCGTTCTTGGTCACCCGGCAATTGCTCTGCGGTGCCGGGCATCTGATCACCGAGGACGATCAAACCAAGTTCGTCTTTTCCCAGCGCGCCGATCACATGTGGGAAGGCGTGTCGTCGGCCACGACCCGCTCGCGTCCGATCATCAATACCCGCGACGAACCGCACGCTGACGCGGAATACCATCGACGCCTGCATGTTATCGTGGGCGATTCCACCATGAGCGAGACGACCCAGCTGCTCAAGATCGGCGCCACCGACCTGGTTCTGCGCTTGATCGAATCCGGGGAGATCTACCATGATCTGCGGCTGGAAAATCCGATTCGTTCCATCCGCCAGATCTCGCATGACTTTAATGGCCAGACCGTGGTCCGACTGATGGGCGGCGACGAGCCGACGGCATTGCAGATCCAATGGATCCTGTTCGAATCCGTGACCGAGTTCGTTAAACGCCACGGCGCACATCACGATCAAGTCGATCGAGTGCTTGAACTGTGGGAACGGACCTTGACCGCGATCGAAAGCGAAAATTATTCGCTTATCGACCAGGACATCGACTGGGCCATCAAGCATAAGCTGCTGCACGGCTACGCGCAGAAGAACTCGCTGGAGCTGTCTTCGCCGCGCCTGGCGCAGCTGAACTTGACCTATCACGATATCGACCCGGCACGTGGCCTTTTCCATGTGCTGAAACGGCGTGGACTGGTTTCGAGCGTTGTCAGCGATGCGGACATCCGCGACGCCGTGGAGAATCCACCGGCTACGACACGCGCAGCGATCCGAAGCAAGTTCATCCGTGCCGCTC harbors:
- the pafA gene encoding Pup--protein ligase → MDRRIYGLETEFGLTYVPSDGRRLTPEDAARHLFKPVVNWGRSSNVFLENGSRLYLDVGSHPEYATAECDQVKQLIAHDRAGEAFMLDLVDQAEDQLLEEGHEGRIYMFKNNVDSAGNSYGCHENYLIPRKIEFKRLADMLIPFLVTRQLLCGAGHLITEDDQTKFVFSQRADHMWEGVSSATTRSRPIINTRDEPHADAEYHRRLHVIVGDSTMSETTQLLKIGATDLVLRLIESGEIYHDLRLENPIRSIRQISHDFNGQTVVRLMGGDEPTALQIQWILFESVTEFVKRHGAHHDQVDRVLELWERTLTAIESENYSLIDQDIDWAIKHKLLHGYAQKNSLELSSPRLAQLNLTYHDIDPARGLFHVLKRRGLVSSVVSDADIRDAVENPPATTRAAIRSKFIRAARANGRRYSADWVHMKYEDEPGGIVLCKDPFAINDPEVDKLIDLMGQRP